One Candidatus Nitrososphaera evergladensis SR1 genomic window, TGTGTGGAAGCGGTGTCTTGACGGGTTCGCCCCATATGGCCCACAAGTCGTTATAGTTGTACGACGCTGATTCTACCTTTATCAGAACCTCGTTTGGTTTTAGCTTGGGAACGTCGATATCCTCAATCTTGACAACCTTTGTCGGGTCTTTGTTGTATTCTCGAAATACTGCTGCCTTCATATATAGAGGGCAAAGCCTGCTTTTCACCTTAAATAGTTAACTCTACACCGGCCGGCAGAAAAAAGCTGGATGCTTAGCGCCGGTCGAACTTGAACTCCTTCTTTGGCTGCTGCAGGCTCGCCAGAATCTGCTTCAGCTCGTCGTCTGAAAGGGCGCGGTTGAGCCTGCCTGTCGACGCAGCGTTTATCAAATAGTTTTCAACGGCGGTTGCAAGGTCTGGTTTTACCAGCCGTATGTTGGTAAGGCGCTGCCGCGCTTGCGGGTCTAAAACAACGGACAAGACGCGCTGGCGCATCGCGGCGGCCTCTGCCTCCCGCCTCCTTATCTCCTCGTCGTTTGGTTGTTGTGGTGGAGGAGCAGACATTTTTCACTTATGCATAGCGCTGGAGCGCCGGAGCAGCCTTGACCAGCTCTTTGTGGATCTCTGTCGCCAGCCTGTCAAGCTTTTTGGTGCCCTCGCTTGTCACAACCCTGCCCTTTGCCGGCAGCTTGGTGACGTACCCGGCGGCTTCAAGCTGCTGGATGGCGTGCCTGATAATGGCTCCGCCTGCGTCCTTGTGGTGCGAGAGGTTGTAGCCTATCTGCTTGCGACCGCCGTATGCCACCTTGAGATCTGAAACGCCTATTGGACCGTGAAGGTAAATCTTTCTCAAAAGAGAAGCGCATCTGGTGTACCACCAGTCCCTGTTTTGCGGGATCTTTTCGGCGTGAGAGCCTGTCTTGACAAATGCCGACCACGCTGGAGGCTCGATCTTTTTGTCCTTCTTCAGCTGTTCGGCCAGCTTGGCGATTAGCTCGTCAGCCGGAACATCGTAAACCTTGGCCATATGTGTAACGAAAAAGTCGCAACAGCCCTTATAAATCCTTATAGTGGCTGCTTTTTGATATGACCTTGCGGTACGTGTGCCCGCACAGCGCGCACGTTACGCGCACGGCTTTTGTTCCTGATCGGCCTACCCTTACTCTGGCTGTCCTGCCCGGCACTATGAAGGCTTTGCATTTCTTGCAGTACAGCTGCCTTATCTCATAGGGCATTCGCACCCGGTGGCGCATGGCTATTTTTTTTGCAAGATGTGCCCGGCGGCTGGCAAGCGCGGCGTCTTGCTCCTTCAGGGCGCCGGCTACCAAGATCTCGATGCGCTCTCTTGCCATTTCTCTAGCCTGCTGCTTTTTCTTGTTGTCCGTGCAGGCTCTAGCGCCTGTGCCAGATAAAAAGCAGCTGTCATTATAAGGCCCACGCGGCAAACCGTCAGGCACGGACAAGACAATTCTGGTAATAGCAGAGGCGGCTCTTGAACGCGTGCCAGAGGAAATAGCCAGCCACCCGGCGGTGTCAAGCAGGGCAAGAAAGCTTGGCTGCAAAGCGCAGGAAACACTGCTTGACAGAAGCTACCATCATGCCGCCATGAAGCGCCTGCCGGATAGCGGCAAGCGCGGCAGGCCGGACATCGTGCATTTTGCCCTCATGGAGGCGCTTTCGACCCCACTCTTCATCCAAGGACATCTGGACGTGTACGTGCACACGCATGGCAACATGATAATTTCAATGGCAGGCGGCCTGCGCATCCCAAAATCGTATTTCCGCTTTGAGGGCCTCATGCAGGGCCTGTTCCGGGACGGCGTGGTAAAAAGCGACGAAGGTGCCGTGCTCATGGAGATGGTAAAGGGTACGCTTGCAGAGCTGATAGGAGAGGCCAAGCCGGGCAGGGTGGTCGGGCTGTCGTCGGCAGGGGTGCAGTCAAGCGCCGAGCAGGTAGTGGCGAAAAACGACGTGGACAACTGCATGTTCGTGATAGGCGGCTTTCCAAAGGGCCACTTTGACGACGATACAAAAGCATTGTTCAACTGCACTTATTCTATCGAGGGCATGGGACTTGAGGCCCACGTCGTCATCGCCAGGATATTGTACGAATGCGAAAAGAAAAAGAGAAAGTCTAGCCAGGCGGCTTGAAGTAGTAGGCGTCTACCATGAACGCTATGAAAAGCGCCGTCAGGTATGGGCTTGAGAACTTGAACACCGTCCACGAGGCTTTTTCAGTGGGCTTGACAAGGAGCCACATGGAAAGCGCAAGCATCACCGCGCCAAACACTCCGGCAGTCGTTAAATAGATGAGGCCAAATTCGCCAAAGAAGAACGGCACCAGGCTGAACACCACCATCATCACGGTCGTCCCGGCAATGACCCTGACAGAGCTCTTTTCGCTTGACACCACCGGAAGCATCGGAACGCTCGCCTTAGTGTAGTCTTTTTTGATGTGCAGCGCAAGGCTCCAGATGTGGGTAGGTATCCAGAGGAACACGAGGCCGGCCATGACAAGCCCGATCTCAAGGTTCTGCGTCGTTACCGCCACGTAGCCTATCAGCGCCGGCGCGCCTCCAGAAAATCCGCCCAGTATGATGTTTGACTGGCTGCGCCTCTTGAGCCACTTGCTGTAGACTATGACGTTGTCAAAGAGGCCAAAGGCCATCAGCGAAAACGCCCAGATGTTGACAAACCACGACATGACAAGGGATATTGCAGTCAGGATGAGGCCAAATGCAAGGGCGTTTTTCGGCGATATCCTGCCCGATGGGATCGGCCTGTCCTTTGTCCTGTCCATCATGGCGTCAATGTCGCGGTCGATGTACCCCGTCAGCGTTTCTGCGGCCGCCGAGCCGGCAGTCACGCCCCCGATAAGCAAAACCCAGGTCATCGGCTCTATCGGGATGTCAAAGTAAAACGATGCCGTGAGGGCTGCGCCAAAGGTCGTGAAGACTAGGAGGTACCATATCTTGGGCTTGGTCACTTCATAGTAATCCTTGATCTTGCTTCCTACGGAAACCTGCCTCACAGTGTCCAAGCGATCGAGATCCGACCTACAGGGCACATCCTAGTTATTTATAGCTTAAAAAACCAGTGTGCTACTACTTTTCTATCGAGGACGGGTACGCAAGCTCCCTGACCGTCTTGCGCATCTCGATGAACGTCTCGGTCTTTTGCACACCCTCTACCCTGCCTATCTTTTCAGAGATGAGCTGGTGCATCTCGTCAAGCGAGTGGGCGTTCATGGTGACAAGGATGTCAAACCTGCCCGTCACTTCCGAGACTTCGCGCACCTCCGGGATCTTGAAGAGCTCGTTCAGGACGTTGTCGCGCAGTTTTGAGTCCATGTTGATGCCCGTCAACGCCTTTACGTTAAAGCCGAGCGCCTCGTCGTTTATCACTATGGTGAATTTCTTGATAAGTCCCTTCTTTACAAGGCGTTTTATCCTGCTGTACACGACGGACGAGTTGATGTTGATTTTTTTGGATAGCTTGGGCACAGAAATACTGGCATCTTTGGCAAGTTCACTTAAAATTTTGACATCGAGATCGTCTATTTTCCCCATGTAAAGCCGAGCATATCTTAAGATGCTGGGTGTTAATAAACGTATAATATGGTTCCAAACAGTGCTTTAATTCAATATTTTACAAGCTTTCAAGCAACGAAGAGGCACTGGTAAATTATTCGCCAAGCGCGCCGTCAAAGTCAGCAACTGGCGCACGTGCTATTAAGCATTAATAATAAAAAGCCTAGAGGATCTGCTTGTCCTTCAGCAACTCTGCAAGAAGGACTGCGCCCTTGGCAGATCCCATCTTTTCGTTGTGGGACAGGAGCACATACTTGATGCCGTTGTCAAAGGCGGTGTCCTTGCGGAGCCTGCCTACGGCCGTCGTCATGCCGTCGTTGAGCTCGCGGTCAATCCTTGGCTGTGGCCTGGTTGGGTCGTCGTGAACCACGATGTACTCCTTTGGCGCGGACGGGAGCTTGCCTATTGACACGCCCTTTGAGAATTTCAGCATCTCTTTTTTCACATCTTCCGGCTCTGCCGCCTCGGCCGTCTCGACAAAGACAGTCTCCGTGTGGCCGTCAAGGACCGGGACGCGGGTGCAGGTGCAGCTGACGCGGAAATCTGCCGGCGTGATTGCGTTTTTGGCGAACTTGCCGAGGATCTTTTTCGCCTCGACCTGCACCTTTTCCTCTTCCTTTGGTATGTAGGGGATGACGTTGTCGGTGATGTCAAGCGCGATTACGCCCGGCGACCTGCCTGCGCCGGAGAGAGCCTGCATCGAAGTCATTATCACCTTGTTTATGCCAAACTTGTCAAGCACCGGCTTTAGCGTGATGGCAAGGCCGGTGGTGGTGCAGTTTGGCAAGGGAGCAACGAACCCTTTCCAGCCCCTGTTCTTGCCCTGGGCCTTCAAGAGGTCGGCCTGGTCGTCGTTTACGCCCGGGATGAGTATCGGGACATCTGATTCATAGCGAAATGCAGCAGCGGTGCTTATGACCGGCGTGGTTTTTGCAAACTTGGGCTCGATTATCTTGGCATCGTCAGACTCTAGCGCGGTGAATATGAGGTCAAAGTTCTCCGGCTTGATGTCGTCAACCTTGCTGACTGTCATGTTCTTGACGTACTCGGGCACTTCTTCGCGGTTGTGCCATTTCAGTATCCCCGAATTGGGGTCGCGAAGGGCATCGACGTATTTCTTGCCTGCCGACCTTTCAGAAGCTGCCACCTGCGTAAGCTGGAACCACTTGTGCTTGTTGAGAGCCACGACGAATTCCTGACCCACAGCGCCGGTGGCGCCTATCACTGCTACCTTGAGCATATACGGGCGATTGAGAGGTATCGCAGCTAATAATCGTTTTTCCAAACGGGGGGGGCGCACATTCTAAATACAGATAATAACACAAGGAGTTTGATGACGATAGCGGGCGCCTGCTCCCACGGAGGCGTCTACTCCATAGCGGACCACAAAAAGGTCAGGCTTGACTTTAGCTCAAGCGTCAACCCCCTTGGCGCGCCGGCAAGGGCGGTAAGGGCCATTGAGAGGCAGGCAGGCCGCCTTGCGCCCGTCTACCCTGACCCAGAGTGCCGCGACCTCAAAAAGAGCCTGTCGCGGTATCTCGATGTCGACGCAGCGCAGATAGCGGTGGGCAACGGCGCGGCAGAGATAATCTACTGGTTTGCGCAGGCGTTTGCAAAAAAGCGCGTGGTCATCCCGGCGCCCACGTTCTGCGAGTACGAGCTTGCTTCGGAAAAGGCAGGCGCGGAGGTGACGTTTGTCCCGCTGTCTTCAGACTTCGCGCTTGACGCCGAGGCAGTCATAAAAAGCGCCAAGGGCGCAGATGCCGTCTTTATGTGCAACCCAAACAACCCGACCGGCCTGCTGGCAACCGACGCTGTGAGAAAGGTGATTGAAGGCGTCGACCCTTCTACCAAGATTTTGCTGGACGAATGTTTTATCGAGCTCGTCGACAAACCCAAGGCAAACACGCTTGTAAACATGGTGCGCGACTGCGAAAACCTGGTGGTGCTGAGATCGCTGACCAAGTCGTTTGGGATGGCCGGCCTGCGGCTGGGCTACAGCGTATCCAGCCTCGCGCTTGTGCAAGCGATGCAGGCAAGGAAGACGCCGTGGAACGTCAACGGGCTTGCCCAGGCTGCGGGGATAGCGGCGCTTGCAGACGGGAGCCATGTCGCAAGGGCAAGGGCGCTCGTGGCAAGGGAGCGCAGGTTCCTGCATGACAGGATCAAAAGCAAGACAGAATTTGTGCCGCTGAAATCTGACGCAAATTATTTCTTGATACAGCTGCCAGAGGGCAGCAACTCGACAGAATTTCGCGACCGCCTCTTGAAAAAGACAGGGGTGCTTGTGCGCGACTGCAGCACCTTTACCGGCATGGATGGCAGGCACATCCGCGTCGCCGTCAAGACGCACAGGGAAAACGTCGCGCTTGTACAAGCGCTGGAGGCAATGAAACTGGATGGCTAGACGCGCAAAATTGTTGATGGTGCAGGGAACGTCGTCAGGAGCGGGCAAGAGCACGCTCGTGGCAGGGCTGTGCAGGATGTACGCAGACAGGAATTACAGGGTGGTCCCGTTCAAGTCGCAGAACATGTCGTCCAAGCTTTACCTTACAAAGGAAGGTGCAAAAATGGCGCAGGCGCAAGCGGTGCAGGCAGTCGCCTCAAAAAAGCAGCCTGACCCCCGCATGAACCCGATCCTGCTAAAGCCCCTTGGCGAGTATCGAAGCGAGGTCATAATCAACGGCAGGTTCTACTCCGAGATGCACGCACGCGACTATTACGAAAAATTTGCGCTAAAGCAGGGCCTGCCGCTTGCGCTAAAGGCGCTTGACGGGCTGCGGCGCGAAAACGACCTTGTAATTATCGAAGGGGCCGGCTCGCCGGCGGAGATAAACATCGCCAAGTATGACATTGCAAACATGCTCCTTGCAGAAGAGGTCGGGGCGCCCGTTGTTATCGTGGCAGACATTGAGCGCGGCGGGTGCTTTGCCAGCATGGTCGGGACGCTCCAGTTATTGAAAACAAGGCACAGGGCGCTTGTCAAGGGATTCTTGATAAACAAGTTCAGAGGCGACCGGTCGCTTTTAGAGCCGGCGATAACAGAGACGCAAAAGCTGACCAAAAAGCGCATCCTTGGCGTCATACCAAAGATCGACTTTGACCTGCCGGAGGAAGACTCGCTTGTTGGCAGTGCTACTGTAAGGACGGACCTGCCGCAGGACGCATGGGACTGGCAGATAGGCATGCTTGCAAAGGCAATAAAAGACAGCATAGACGTAAAGAGGCTGGACGGGATAGTGGGCATCTGATGCTGCTTGCTCTCATTGCCAGCCTTGCCGGAGGCATTGGCCTTGACGTTGTCGCAGGCGACCCGCCAAACCGCTACCATCCTGTGGCATGGCTTGGCCGGCTCATTGGCTATTTCGTCCCGCGGCTCAAGGCAGGGTCAAGGGCAAAGGAGCGGGCCAAGGGCGCAGCTTTTGCAATACTTTTTGTTGCACTTGTCGGCGCCGGCGTGCACCTTGCCGCCATGGTAAGCCTGTACCTAGCCGGCGCCGTTGCGCTGGCGATATTTTCCGCGATAATCCTAAAGGTCACGGTTGCCGTGCGCGGAATGGACAGACACGCTCGGGCAATAATGGCCTGCCTTGAAAATGGGGACCTGCCCGGCGCAAGGCAGAACCTGTCGAGGATAGTGCGCCGGCCCACAGAGAACCTTGACGAGCAGCACGTGCTTTCTGCCACGATAGAATGTGTCAGCGAAAGCACGGTTGACGGCATCACAGGGCCGGTCTTTTATTATTCACTGCTTGGGCCTGCAGGCGCTTTTGCGTACAGGACAATAAACACGCTTGACTCGATGGTCGCCTACAGAGACGACTATTACAGAGACATTGGCTGGATGTCCGCCCGGCTTGACACCCTTGCCAACTATGTGCCTGCGCGAATCACCGCTTTTCTTATGGTCATATCTGCAAGGATGCTGGGTGCCGACTGGAAGAACTCGCTTGGGATCTTGCAGCGTGACCACAACAAGACGTTCTCGCCAAATGCCGGCTACCCGATGGCCACCATGGCTGGCGCGCTCAGGATACGCTTGGAGAAAATAGGCCACTACGCACTTGGCGACAGCCAAGAGCAGGCATCTCTTGAAAAGTGCAGGACGGCAATTGCGATGATGAAACTTACAACACTTTTGTTTTCCCTTGCGTTTTCCGTGCCGGCAATGTCAGTTTTATATCTGGCCGGCTGGTGGAGGCTCTTGCTTGGCCTCCCTTAAGCCGGTCCAGTCGGTGCTGGCATTTCTCACTATAATCCCTGTCGGCAAGAAGGACGGCGATCACGATATCCACTACATTGCCAAGAATATGTACCTCTTTCCGGTGGCCGGCGCCATTGTGGGCATCATGGCAGGCGGCATGGCCTTTGGCATATCGCCATTTCTGCCTCCGCTCCTTGTCGGCCTGCTGGTCGCAGGGGCGCTCGTGATACTGACTGGCGTGCACCACACCGACGCGCTTGCCGACTTTGCAGACGGCATGATGGCCAAGGGCGACAAGGAGAAGAAACGAAAGGCGATGATGGATCCGGCTGTCGGCTCTGCCGGCGTTGCAGCTCTTGTCATGTACTTTGCAGGCATGATAATCGTGTTCAACACCGGCTTTTCTGGTGGCATAAAGATCCTGACAAGCATAATCGCCGCCGAGGTGATTGCAAAATACATCATGGTTCTTCTTACGTACAGGGGCACGTCGGCGTGGGAGGGTTTCAGCTCGCCCTTTACCGCGGCCATGAAGGATGGAAAGAAGATGCTTGCCGCGACTGCCATCATGCTCCCAATCGTGTGGTTTTCCACCGGCTATGCAGGCATGGCCGCGCTTGGAGTCTCTGTTGCGCTCGGCGCACTTGTGAGACACGCTGCAAAGAGGAGCTTTGGAGGCATCTCCGGCGACGTGCTTGGCGCGTCCAACGAAGTTGCCCGGCTTGCATCGCTCATCGTCCTTTCTTCGTTGCCGCCGGTAGTGATGACGCTTTGACAATAGTTGCTGCAGTCATGTGTGGGGGAAGAGGCACCCGCATGCAGCAGCAACCAGAAACTGAAAAGCCGATGACAGAGCTTGCAGGCAGGCGCTTTGTCGAGCGCGTGGCGCTTGCGCTAAAAGAATCAGGCCGGTTTGAAAGAATAGTTGCGGCAGTTTCGCCAAGCACGCCGGCGACAAAGGAGTTCCTGCTGTCAACAGCAGAAGATATCGCCGAAACAATAGATACTCCGGGCGCCGGCTACCCGCAGGACCTTGCGATTTTGCTTGAAAAGCTTGCGCCGGCAAAGGTGCTCGTGGTGCCTGCAGATGTGCCTCTCCTGACCGCGGCAATAGTAAGCGAAATCGTTGACAAGCTTGCAGCGGTTGGTGCACCCGCAGCGTCCATTGCAATCGAGAAAAGCTTTGCAGAGAGCATCGGAGTTGCGCCAAGCGTCGCTTTTGGAGACCTCTGCCATTCGGGCATCACCTTGTTTGACTCTACGCGTGCAAAAGGCACGGCGATGATGGTAGAAGAGCGTTACGTCATCATGAACAGGGTAGAAGTCGCGCTGAACGTGAATACAAAAAGGGAAAAAGAGGTTGCAGAGTCACTGGTCAAGCGTGCCAATGACCTTGCCGGAAATAACCGCCTTTGAGCCAGAGCTCGTGGCAAGTATCTCGCCGCATCCGGAGCACTTGATTTCAGACGTGGTGTGCGAGAATATGACGGTCCTTGCGCCACACTTTTCGCACTGGACGGAAATAAAGTTGCTCCGCGGTTTTGGAACCAGTATGTTCTCTCTCTTCATATGATCATCAAATCTCCAGCTTGCGTATCCTGCGCCCTTCCTTCATGGTCTTTCTCTGGCAGGTCTTGCATGTATAGCGCAAAGTTATCTTTTTCGTGGTCTTGGCAGTCCTTTTAAGCTCGGGGAATTTCTGGCCGCCGTATCCCTTTTTGTCCTCGGCGTGCCTGCGAGCGCCCTCTGCCACTGTCCTGTCCTTGCCCTTTTTGTATATTGCAACAGACTGCATGGTATGCGTCTTGCACCGGGGGCAGAACTTGCGCATCTCCTTCTCCATCTTCATAGCTAGCACATGAATTCACTCTAGGGTAATTTAAGGTATGTCCGGGTGCCTTGAGGAGGGCCGGCTTAGAAAATCTAATATACTTGTATTATTATCCTTCTGGCATGTTTGAAGCTCTGTTCAGACAAGTGATCGACCCAGCTGCATTTCCAGTATGGATTCCGTTGGCTTTTGGCCTGATAGTTGGTCTGGCCTATGCTATTGCCTCTGGCATGAGGCGCAGCAAGTAAGAAAGAGGCACAGGGTGTCGCTTCTCTTTTCTTTCTTTTTCGATTACCTTATAGCGTAGGCTATTATACCATAGCCCGATATATGGGCCTTTTACACCGTGAAAAGAACGAGTGCGAAGACTGCCACACGCGCTTTTCCAGTTACGAAGAGCTCGTGCACCACGCGCATGACGCCCACAAGCACCACATCATAAAATGCTCCGACTGCGGCAAGCTTTTCCTCCACGAGAAAGACAGGCTGCACCACGTCAAGGAAGAGAGGGAGAGGAAGACGGACATTCGCCGGCACAAGTTTTAAGCGGGCTTTTTTGAGGAAAACAGGACACACTATGAGCATCGATTTTGGATCCAGGGTCAGAGTGGGCGCGGTAAAAGAGCGTACCATCACGGTCGATTCCAACATGACTACAAGCTTTCTCTGGGAGGGCGAAAACGTGCTTTCCACTCCAGCCATGATAATGGAGATGGAAGAAACCTGCCGGCTCTTGCTCAAGGAACAGGCCATCCCCGAAGCAGAGTGGGACTCGGTTGGCACCATAGTCGACATCAGGCACTTGGCGGCAACGCCCGTGGGCGCTCAGGTGTTTCTGAAGGCAAAAGTGACTTCTGTGAACGGCAGGCAGGTCATGTTCGAGGTAGAAGCCAGCGACAGGCTTGAGAAGATAGGGGAAGGCAGGCACGAGCGCTTTATCATCAACGTGCCAAGGTTCCGGGCCAAGTTTGGCGAGAAGCAGAAACAGCTTGGGATGTGAAAAATATATAAGAGATGCATGAAAAGCGTAATTATTCTTAGGTGATACTGTAATGGCATCAATTCAAACAACGCCTGGCGGTATGCCAGTCTTAATCCTGAAGGAAGGGACTAAGGAAAGCAAGGGACGCGAAGCGCAAAAGAACAACTTGACAGCGGCAAAACTGATCGCAGAGATAGTGAAGACGAGCCTTGGCCCACGCGGAATGGACAAGATGCTGGTGGATAACCTTGGCGACGTCACGATAACAAACGACGGCGCCACCATCTTGAAAGAGATTGACGTGCAGCATCCGGCGGCCAAGATGATGGTCGAGGTTTCAAAGTCGGTGGACAACGAGGTCGGCGACGGCACCACGTCTTCGGTGGTGTTTGCTGGCGCCCTGCTTGAAAAAGCGGAGGATCTCTTGAACAAGGATGTCCACCCGTCTGTCATCGTCGACGGCTACAATGCGGCAGCAGATCAGGCGCTAAAGCTTTTGGAAAAGATGGCGGTGCAGGTCGACGTATCAGACAAGGACATGCTCCTAAAGATTGCAAGGACCAGCATGGATTCCAAGCTTGTGTCTGATGACAGCCCGCTCCTTGGCGCAATGGTGGCCGACGCGGCAAAGCAGGTCGCAGAAAAGACAGAGAATGGCGCCCTGAAGGTCGACCTTGACAACATCAAGGTGGAAAAGAAGGCGGGAGGCTCGATGCGCGACACGAAGCTCATCAAGGGCATCGTCCTTGACAAGGAAGTCGTGCACGCAGGAATGCCAAAGCGCATAGAGGGAGCCAAGATTGCGCTTGTCAACTCGGCACTTGAAATTGAAAAGACAGAGATGAGCGCAGAGATACGCATCTCTGATCCGCACCAGATGCAGATGTTCCTCGAAGAAGAAAACAGGATGCTCAAGGCGATGGTGGACAAGGTCAAGAGCTCTGGCGCAAACGTAGTCCTGTGCCAGAAGGGAATAGACGACATTGCCCAGCACTACTTGGCAAAGGCAGGTGTCCTTGCGGTGCGCAGGGTAAAGGAAAGCGACATGACGAAAATGTCCCGCGCAACGGGAGCAAGGATTGTCAACAACCTTGACGACCTGACTGCAAAAGACCTGGGCTCTGCCGAACTGGTAGAAGAGCGCAAGGTAGAGACAGACAAGTGGGTGTTCATTGAAGGGTGCAAGAATCCCAAAGCAGTCACCATCCTCATCCGCGGAGGCTCCCAGAGGGTCGTAGACGAGGCAGACAGATCATTGCACGATGCACTCATGGTCATGAAGGACGTGCTTGAAAAGCCGGCCATAGTGGCAGGCGGAGGCGCGCCAGAGGCCTACATCGCAAACGAGCTGCGCCAATGGTCCTCAAGCCAGGAAGGCCGCGCCCAGCTTGCGGTGCAGAAATTTGCAGACGCCCTCGACACGATCCCACTCAACCTTGCAGAGAACGCAGGCATGGACCCGATTGACACCATGACGGAACTTCGCGCCAAGCAGAGCAAGGGAAGCAAGTGGACAGGGGTCGACGCAAGGAACACGGTGGTTGCCGACATGTACAAGCAGAACGTGCTTGAGCCATTGGTAGTAAAGCAGCAGATAATCAAGTCTGCTACAGAGGTTGCGTCGATGATCCTCAGAATAGACGACGTGATTGCCGCAAGCAAGTCCAAGATGCCAGCCATGCCGCCGGGCGGTGGAGGTATGGGTGGCATGGGCGGAATGGGCGGCATGGGAATGGAATAAGAAGAAAAAAGTCCTCTTTCTCCTCCTTCCCTTTTTTCCTCTTTCTTCTTTTTCAACAAACAACAAATATCGCAAAGTGCTAACGCTCGCAAGAAGAAAAAGTGATAATCGACAAGCTGAAGCAGCTGCACATCCTTGGCTCGATAGTGGTGATGCCGGACTTTTTCGTTGACAGGATAATCAGGCTTGACGCAAGGGAAAAGCTGGCCAGCGCGCTTGAGGAAAAGGCAAAAAATGGCGGCGGGAGCGTCCGGGGCGTCCCCACGACAGACATCAGGGGCGGAAACGCAGTCAACGTCGCGTACGCGCTTGCCAAGATGGGCGCCAAGGTGACGCTGTTTACGGTCGCAGACGAGATGGGTGCGGCCATGATAAGGCAGTCGTTTTCGCAGTTTGGCGACAGGGTGACGCTCAAAATCGCGCAGGGCAGGCACGGCTGCACCACCGCGTTTGAGTTTCCGCACGACGACAGCAGGGTTAACGTGATGGTAAGCGACATCGGGGACAATGCAAGCTTTGGACCCGACAAGGTCAGCTCAAAGGAAGATCAAGCGGCGCTAAAGAATGCCGACGCGGTGATGGTGGTCAACTGGGCAAGCAACCAGAAAGGCACCGAGCTTGCAGAGCACGTCTTTAAAGGCTCGCCCAGTGCTCTGCACTTTATCGACCCTGCAGACATTGCCACGAGAAAGCAAGAGTTCCGCGACGCGCTGTTCAAGCTTGGCTCCGTCACCGATTACCTAAGCATAAACGAAAACGAGTGCGACCACTTGGCGTCCGCGCTTGGGCTTGACGCGCCCCTTGGCGCAAGCTACAGGCCGGACGACG contains:
- the cobS gene encoding adenosylcobinamide-GDP ribazoletransferase, encoding MASLKPVQSVLAFLTIIPVGKKDGDHDIHYIAKNMYLFPVAGAIVGIMAGGMAFGISPFLPPLLVGLLVAGALVILTGVHHTDALADFADGMMAKGDKEKKRKAMMDPAVGSAGVAALVMYFAGMIIVFNTGFSGGIKILTSIIAAEVIAKYIMVLLTYRGTSAWEGFSSPFTAAMKDGKKMLAATAIMLPIVWFSTGYAGMAALGVSVALGALVRHAAKRSFGGISGDVLGASNEVARLASLIVLSSLPPVVMTL
- a CDS encoding NTP transferase domain-containing protein → MCGGRGTRMQQQPETEKPMTELAGRRFVERVALALKESGRFERIVAAVSPSTPATKEFLLSTAEDIAETIDTPGAGYPQDLAILLEKLAPAKVLVVPADVPLLTAAIVSEIVDKLAAVGAPAASIAIEKSFAESIGVAPSVAFGDLCHSGITLFDSTRAKGTAMMVEERYVIMNRVEVALNVNTKREKEVAESLVKRANDLAGNNRL
- a CDS encoding 30S ribosomal protein S27e: MKRENILVPKPRSNFISVQCEKCGARTVIFSHTTSEIKCSGCGEILATSSGSKAVISGKVIGTLDQ
- a CDS encoding 50S ribosomal protein L44e encodes the protein MKMEKEMRKFCPRCKTHTMQSVAIYKKGKDRTVAEGARRHAEDKKGYGGQKFPELKRTAKTTKKITLRYTCKTCQRKTMKEGRRIRKLEI
- a CDS encoding thioesterase family protein, which translates into the protein MSIDFGSRVRVGAVKERTITVDSNMTTSFLWEGENVLSTPAMIMEMEETCRLLLKEQAIPEAEWDSVGTIVDIRHLAATPVGAQVFLKAKVTSVNGRQVMFEVEASDRLEKIGEGRHERFIINVPRFRAKFGEKQKQLGM
- the thsB gene encoding thermosome subunit beta, whose translation is MASIQTTPGGMPVLILKEGTKESKGREAQKNNLTAAKLIAEIVKTSLGPRGMDKMLVDNLGDVTITNDGATILKEIDVQHPAAKMMVEVSKSVDNEVGDGTTSSVVFAGALLEKAEDLLNKDVHPSVIVDGYNAAADQALKLLEKMAVQVDVSDKDMLLKIARTSMDSKLVSDDSPLLGAMVADAAKQVAEKTENGALKVDLDNIKVEKKAGGSMRDTKLIKGIVLDKEVVHAGMPKRIEGAKIALVNSALEIEKTEMSAEIRISDPHQMQMFLEEENRMLKAMVDKVKSSGANVVLCQKGIDDIAQHYLAKAGVLAVRRVKESDMTKMSRATGARIVNNLDDLTAKDLGSAELVEERKVETDKWVFIEGCKNPKAVTILIRGGSQRVVDEADRSLHDALMVMKDVLEKPAIVAGGGAPEAYIANELRQWSSSQEGRAQLAVQKFADALDTIPLNLAENAGMDPIDTMTELRAKQSKGSKWTGVDARNTVVADMYKQNVLEPLVVKQQIIKSATEVASMILRIDDVIAASKSKMPAMPPGGGGMGGMGGMGGMGME
- a CDS encoding carbohydrate kinase family protein; translated protein: MIIDKLKQLHILGSIVVMPDFFVDRIIRLDAREKLASALEEKAKNGGGSVRGVPTTDIRGGNAVNVAYALAKMGAKVTLFTVADEMGAAMIRQSFSQFGDRVTLKIAQGRHGCTTAFEFPHDDSRVNVMVSDIGDNASFGPDKVSSKEDQAALKNADAVMVVNWASNQKGTELAEHVFKGSPSALHFIDPADIATRKQEFRDALFKLGSVTDYLSINENECDHLASALGLDAPLGASYRPDDVKKAAAKIAESIGITTDLHTRIGSAWSNGKEVEFVHAIKVEPKILTGAGDVWDAADILGYIAGLDSRERLLFANAASSLYVRQPSGEPPAMSSVFELIERVQ